The window CTTCCATTGACGTCGCATTTGACTCAGCTGCTCGAACTTACGGTAGCAGTGTCATATGCGTGGTTTTGACCGGGGCAAGTCGTGATGGCGCAGACGGTGCTGCCAGCGTCGAGGCAAGGGGCGGTCTGGTGATTATTCAAGACCCACTCACTGCTGAGAAAGACACCCTGCCCAGGTCTGCCGTATCCGCGACAAAGCATGCTCGCGTAATGCATCTTGATGAGATTGGTCCGTTCGTCTCCAATATCGTGCGCGAAGGAGGGGCGAGCAATGCTACAAGAGCAACCGGTTAACATATTGGTCGTTGATGATCAGCCGGAAAATCTGATCGCTCTCGAGGCTGTTCTTGAGGCGCTCGGGCAGAACGTGGTTAAAGCGCATTCTGGAAAAGATGCTTTGAAAGCGCTCTTGCATGATGATTTTGCGATTGTAATTTTAGACGTAAATATGCCTGGTATGAACGGGTTCGAGACCGCATCGCTCTTCAGGCAGCGCGAAAACTCCAAGCATACGCCGATTATTTTTCTTACCGCTATGTATACGGAAGACGCCGACAGGGCGCTTGGATATTCGCTCGGTGCAGTCGATTTCATCGTTAAACCATTCAATGCAGATGTGTTGAAATCTAAGGTCAGCGTCTTTGTCGACTTGTTCAAGAAAACGCAGGAGATCAAGCGACAAGCTGAACTGATAGCCGAGATTGAGAAGCAACGGGCGCAAGAGGAGAAAGATCGGTTAGAAACCGAAAAGCAATTGATTCATCAAGAGTTACTCAGGCAAGAAATGGAGACTGAGCTATTGGAAGAGCGCAGTCGTCAGCTGCAGAAAGCCGATCGCTTGAAGACGGAGTTCCTGGCTAATATGAGTCATGAAATTCGCACACCGATGAATGGTGTGATTGGTATGGCCGAACTGCTCTTGCATACCTCGCTCACAACAGAGCAACGCGAATTCGCGCGAATTATCAGGGAGTCCGCGCAGGCTCTTCTGATTATCATCAACGACATTCTAGACCTCTCCAAGATTGAGGCGGGAAAGCTGGATCTGGAGATGATCGATTTTGAGCTGGTACCACTTGTCGAGGGTACTGCAGAATTGCTGAGCGAGCAGGCTCGATATAAGAATATTGCTGTAATGACTTTTATCGATCCCGAATTGCCCCGAGTGTTGAAAGGCGATTCAGGGCGTCTCAGGCAGGTGTTGCTTAATCTCATAGGCAATGCCATGAAGTTCACCGACAAGGGTGAGGTTGTAATTCGCGCCACCAAATCTGATGCATCAAATGGTGATGGAAAAGTCTTGATTAGCTTTGCTGTCAAAGACACTGGCATCGGCTTGTCGGCTGATGCAATAGACCGCCTGTTTCGCCCGTTCTCTCAGGCCGACGGCTCGACTACTCGCAAGTTTGGTGGAACTGGGCTTGGTCTGTCGATCTCAAAGCGACTGGTTGAATTGATGGGCGGACGGATTGGTGTTACGAGCACCGTGGGAGAAGGCTCCTTATTCTGGTTTGAAGTGCCCTTTGCGGTCGGACCAGCTACCAGAAGTACTACGTTGGACCCTGAAAAGTTGGAGAGTACACGCGTTCTTGTCGTCGATGACCAGGACAGCGCGCGCACTATCATTCAGGCTTATGTCAAATCCTGGGGTATGAGTTGTGATTCTGCGAGCAGCGTCGATGAAGCATTGAAGATCTTGAAAGAGCGAGCTAAGTCCAAAAATCCCTTTGATATCGTCATAACTGATCTTGCTATGCCGGAGCATGATGGATTCAATTTGTTGAAACGTATCAAGCAAGAAAAGTCTCTGAAGAATACGAAAGTTTTTCTCTGCACCGGATACGATATCAAGAATCAAGGTGAAAAAGCTCTCGAATCGGGCTTCTCTGCCTACTTGACCAAGCCTGTGCAGCAGTCGCGATTGTTCAACTCGATTGCGAAGGTAATGATTACCGATGATGTAAGCAAAGAGTTGCTCAAGCATGAGATGTCCGAAGGCTCTGATGCAACGCCAGAAAAAGCGATGGTGTTGATTGCCGAAGACAATCCGGTAAATCAGAAAGTGGCAATGTTGCAACTGAAGAAATTGGGCTATGGCTCTTTTGCGGTGGGAAGCGGCAGAAAGGCGATCGAAGAGCTAAAGAAGCGGAATTATGCGCTTGTGTTGATGGATTGCCAGATGCCTGATATGGATGGATTCGAGACGACCGGCGTAATTCGCAAGTCAGAAACGATGACTGGAAAGCACATCCCCATTATCGGGTTGACGGCACACGCCATGGAGGGCGACCGGGAGAAGTGCATAGCGGCGGGCATGGATGATTATTTGAGCAAGCCGACTTCGCTCGAGAAGATGTCTAAGATGCTTTCGAAGTGGACCGAAGAGAGCGATGGTAAGAACCAGAAAGACACAGACGAGCGCCTGCAAGACCTGGAGAAGGTGCTTCCAGAAGAATTGTTGGCGGAATTGATGCCGCTTTTCCTTGTTTCGACACAAAGGTCGTTGGATGAGATACGTGCTGCACTTGTGGACAAGAATCTTGAGAAGATAATTGATAAAGCCCATGAGATCAAAGGGGCGGCTGCCGGCATGGGCGCCACAAAAGTGTCAGCAATCAGTAAGGAATTGGAATGTGCCGGGAAAGCTAGTGACTGGCAAACCATCCCCCTGCACTTCAATCGCCTGGAGAGGTCGTTTGAAGTACTGAAGAAAATAGTCGATGAACTACCTGTTCCGATTGTCGAATCAGGCTAACCGCCTGGGTTCGAACCCCAGTGGTAGTTTTTGGTGTACGGGTTGTCGACTGCGTTCCTGATTGTGAATCCAGAATCGCTTTCGGCCCCGTTGTTTCTCGGTCCGCCTGACTCCGATTCTGCGCCTGTGTTAGCGATACCACCGGACTCTGATTCTGCGCCTGAATTCATCACACCGCC is drawn from Candidatus Melainabacteria bacterium and contains these coding sequences:
- a CDS encoding response regulator, with protein sequence MRLVRSSPISCAKEGRAMLQEQPVNILVVDDQPENLIALEAVLEALGQNVVKAHSGKDALKALLHDDFAIVILDVNMPGMNGFETASLFRQRENSKHTPIIFLTAMYTEDADRALGYSLGAVDFIVKPFNADVLKSKVSVFVDLFKKTQEIKRQAELIAEIEKQRAQEEKDRLETEKQLIHQELLRQEMETELLEERSRQLQKADRLKTEFLANMSHEIRTPMNGVIGMAELLLHTSLTTEQREFARIIRESAQALLIIINDILDLSKIEAGKLDLEMIDFELVPLVEGTAELLSEQARYKNIAVMTFIDPELPRVLKGDSGRLRQVLLNLIGNAMKFTDKGEVVIRATKSDASNGDGKVLISFAVKDTGIGLSADAIDRLFRPFSQADGSTTRKFGGTGLGLSISKRLVELMGGRIGVTSTVGEGSLFWFEVPFAVGPATRSTTLDPEKLESTRVLVVDDQDSARTIIQAYVKSWGMSCDSASSVDEALKILKERAKSKNPFDIVITDLAMPEHDGFNLLKRIKQEKSLKNTKVFLCTGYDIKNQGEKALESGFSAYLTKPVQQSRLFNSIAKVMITDDVSKELLKHEMSEGSDATPEKAMVLIAEDNPVNQKVAMLQLKKLGYGSFAVGSGRKAIEELKKRNYALVLMDCQMPDMDGFETTGVIRKSETMTGKHIPIIGLTAHAMEGDREKCIAAGMDDYLSKPTSLEKMSKMLSKWTEESDGKNQKDTDERLQDLEKVLPEELLAELMPLFLVSTQRSLDEIRAALVDKNLEKIIDKAHEIKGAAAGMGATKVSAISKELECAGKASDWQTIPLHFNRLERSFEVLKKIVDELPVPIVESG